The Paenibacillus sp. 481 DNA window ATCGTAGGAACACGATATCAAAATTTTTGTGGAGTATTATAACCCCTGAGATTCGGGGAATTAAGGATAAAAACATCTCCCTTGACTCTCCCCTTAACAAGATAGTTATACTTGGTAAAGACAAGGAGAGAATTGAAAATATTCATGAAAGGGAAGTGTAACGATGTTTAAAATTAGTGAGTTTTCGAAGATTAGCCAAGTGTCTGTCAAAACACTTCGTTACTACGACCAATTGAACTTGCTCACACCAGCTCACACTGACAAATTTACAGGATATCGATATTATACGGCTGACCAAATGTTTCAGCTCAATCGTATTTTGGCTTATAAAGAATTGGGATTCTCTTTGGACCAAATTCGTCAAATGATGTGTGAGCAAGTCCCGATTGAGCAAATTAGGGGGATGTTTCGGATCAAGCAAAATGAAATTCAGTCGACGCTAGATAAGGAACAGACTAGGCTCACTCGAATTAAGGAACGTCTGTGTTTCCTCGAGAATGAGAGTGAAAACCAAACGCCACACGATGTCATTTTAAAGGAAGTTGAGCCTAAGTTTGTGATTTCTTACCGCAGTAGAGCTTCGTATAGGCAAATACCTGAGTTATTTAAACTACTGGACGATCATTTAGGAAAATTAGGTCTGTCTTCATCTTCTCAAATTGTGCTTTGGCACGGCTGTGAAGAAAGTGAGGACGAGATAGATATCGAAGTGGCCCGTCCACTAACTCACGAAATCCCGAGTAGTCCTCCCTTCATGGTAACACAATTGCCTCAAGTTACGACGATGGCTACGCTTGTCCATGTTTGTCGGACGAGGAGCGCATGTATGGCGAGCACAGAATTAGCATTTTGGATTGAAAGAAACGGTTTCCGCATAAAGGAAAACGAGCCCCGTCGAGAAATTTGTCTTCCTCATGAAAAATTAGGTGATCCGGAAACTTATATTGCTGAAGTCCAGATTGCTGTCGAAAGAGTTTGAAGAAGTTTACATAGAAGGGGGATTCATCTGTGAGTAAACAACAAAAGATTCTGACCTTGAATTTATTTTTATTGACCTTCGTCTTAGGTACAAGTGAATTTGTCATTGTCGGACTGCTGACTGAAGTGTCAACCGACTTGAATATTTCGATTTCAACAGCGGGGGCGCTTGTATCAGCGTTTGCTATTTCTTTTGCAATATGTACACCCGTATTAACGGCTATATTCAGTCGGTTCTCCAAGTACCCGCTGATGCTCTCTTTGATTGGGGTATTTATTATAGGTAATATAATAACCGCTATATCCAGTTCGTTCGCGCTGCTCCTTATTTCCAGAATAATAACGGCTATTGTGACCGGAGTGTTGATCGCACTTGCAATGGCGGTTGCCAGCGAAACGGTGTCCGAAGAGAAGAGGGGGACAGCGATTTCAATCGTCTTTATGGGTTTTACAATCGCTAGTGTAGTCGGTGTCCCTCTTGGTACCATTATTGGGCAATGGGGTGGGTGGCAATTGGCTTTTTGGTTCACTGCTCTGTTAGGAATTATTTCTCTGATCACAAGCGCGGCGACAATTCCCAAAGGGCTAAAAGGGTTTCAAAGTTCATTAAAACAACAACTCGAATTA harbors:
- a CDS encoding MerR family transcriptional regulator, whose amino-acid sequence is MFKISEFSKISQVSVKTLRYYDQLNLLTPAHTDKFTGYRYYTADQMFQLNRILAYKELGFSLDQIRQMMCEQVPIEQIRGMFRIKQNEIQSTLDKEQTRLTRIKERLCFLENESENQTPHDVILKEVEPKFVISYRSRASYRQIPELFKLLDDHLGKLGLSSSSQIVLWHGCEESEDEIDIEVARPLTHEIPSSPPFMVTQLPQVTTMATLVHVCRTRSACMASTELAFWIERNGFRIKENEPRREICLPHEKLGDPETYIAEVQIAVERV
- a CDS encoding MFS transporter; this encodes MSKQQKILTLNLFLLTFVLGTSEFVIVGLLTEVSTDLNISISTAGALVSAFAISFAICTPVLTAIFSRFSKYPLMLSLIGVFIIGNIITAISSSFALLLISRIITAIVTGVLIALAMAVASETVSEEKRGTAISIVFMGFTIASVVGVPLGTIIGQWGGWQLAFWFTALLGIISLITSAATIPKGLKGFQSSLKQQLELLTNSRIIIAFSIPALSIGATYTVYTYLAPLLQEVLFIPNKYISLVFLLYGVVSVFSTLIGGRLANRNGISKLRYVFLIQAVILASIYVTFNSMATGLISISFIAFIIYIMNSTMQLYFIDLANKYFPTAKDLASSLTPVSINIGIALGSALGGVVTTHKELIDVSWFGAIVAIAASLLTFISYRLDRNQSIHV